In a genomic window of Oceanivirga salmonicida:
- a CDS encoding PTS ascorbate transporter subunit IIC has translation MDVLKVIVFDLLGSAPILVGFMALLGLLLQKKPATKVISGTIKTIVGFLIFAGGAGLAVNSLNSFQQLFSIGFNLQGVLPLAEALTALAQTKFATVVSLIMVFGFIFNLIVARFTRFKYIFLTGQHNLYLAALLTVVLKALNLSNLYAVIIGSILLGLSAAIYPAIAQPWMRKVTGSDEIAMGHYVTIAYALSGFLGKFVGKPEESTEKIKLPGWLSIFKDYVVSVSISILIFFYVACFAAGKESVEQLSNGVSWLVYPLFQSLTFTAALYIIITGVRMFLGEIIPAFVGISEKLIPNAKPALDCPVVFQYAPTATVLGFLSAYVGGLICMFILAGLGMVVIIPVAIPYFFIGATAGVFGNATGGWKGCILGGFVTGVLIAIGPALLYPIMEVVGLTGTTFPETDFVALGLAVYYIGKMLGR, from the coding sequence ATGGATGTTTTGAAAGTTATTGTTTTTGATCTTTTAGGTTCTGCACCTATATTAGTTGGATTTATGGCGCTTTTAGGTCTTTTATTACAAAAGAAACCTGCCACAAAAGTAATTTCTGGAACAATTAAAACTATAGTAGGATTTTTAATATTTGCTGGTGGAGCAGGTTTAGCAGTAAATTCATTGAATAGTTTTCAACAATTATTTAGTATTGGATTTAATTTACAAGGTGTTTTACCATTAGCAGAAGCTTTGACTGCTTTAGCACAGACTAAATTTGCAACTGTAGTTTCATTAATTATGGTATTTGGATTTATATTTAATTTAATAGTAGCTAGATTTACTAGATTTAAATATATATTTTTAACAGGACAACATAATTTATATCTTGCAGCTTTATTAACAGTAGTTTTAAAAGCATTAAATTTATCAAATCTTTATGCTGTAATTATAGGATCAATACTTTTAGGATTGTCTGCTGCAATATATCCTGCAATAGCTCAACCTTGGATGAGAAAAGTTACAGGTTCTGATGAAATAGCAATGGGGCATTATGTAACTATAGCTTATGCTTTATCAGGATTTTTAGGTAAGTTCGTTGGGAAACCTGAAGAAAGTACAGAAAAAATTAAATTACCTGGTTGGTTATCAATTTTCAAAGATTATGTAGTTTCAGTGAGTATATCTATATTAATATTCTTTTATGTTGCATGTTTTGCAGCTGGTAAGGAAAGTGTAGAACAATTATCAAATGGTGTAAGTTGGTTAGTATATCCATTATTTCAATCATTAACATTTACAGCAGCATTATATATTATAATAACAGGAGTTAGAATGTTCTTAGGTGAAATAATACCGGCATTTGTAGGAATATCTGAAAAATTAATACCTAATGCTAAACCTGCACTAGATTGTCCAGTAGTATTCCAATATGCACCTACAGCAACAGTTTTAGGATTTTTATCAGCATATGTTGGTGGATTAATATGTATGTTTATTTTAGCAGGATTGGGAATGGTAGTAATAATACCAGTAGCAATACCATATTTCTTTATAGGAGCAACAGCAGGAGTATTTGGAAATGCGACTGGTGGATGGAAAGGTTGTATATTAGGTGGATTTGTGACTGGTGTATTAATAGCAATAGGACCAGCATTATTATACCCAATAATGGAAGTAGTTGGATTAACAGGAACAACATTCCCTGAAACAGATTTTGTTGCATTAGGGTTAGCAGTTTATTATATAGGTAAGATGCTAGGAAGGTAG